A genomic region of Eucalyptus grandis isolate ANBG69807.140 chromosome 5, ASM1654582v1, whole genome shotgun sequence contains the following coding sequences:
- the LOC120293650 gene encoding disease resistance protein RPM1-like — protein sequence MGGLGKTTLVKQVYEDPEVKKHFMIRAWITLSQSPNIEELLQGMVQQIMRETQAKGPPVQDNMDRLCQKIIIKDFLQKARYLIVVDDAWHINEWDVIKHALPNNNCGSRIIITSRNSDLANISCGEFRGMVYKMEPLPGEESWKLFCAKTFQGNSCPPHLEETCRLILRKCEGLPLAIVAISGVLVSKDTRKRLNGIWFIEVSVLK from the coding sequence ATGGGAGGACTGGGGAAAACTACATTAGTGAAGCAAGTTTACGAAGATCCAGAAGTGAAGAAACATTTCATGATACGTGCTTGGATAACTCTTTCTCAATCTCCAAATATAGAAGAGCTCCTCCAAGGCATGGTTCAACAAATTATGAGGGAGACCCAAGCAAAAGGTCCTCCTGTACAGGACAACATGGATAGATTATGTCAGAAGATTATTATCAAGGACTTCCTACAAAAAGCAAGGTACCTGATTGTTGTAGATGATGCGTGGCATATAAATGAATGGGATGTGATAAAACATGCATTGCCTAATAACAACTGTGGCAGCCGAATAATTATCACATCCAGGAATTCTGATTTAGCAAATATCTCGTGCGGGGAATTCAGAGGGATGGTTTACAAGATGGAGCCACTGCCAGGTGAAGAGTCATGGAAGCTTTTCTGTGCAAAGACATTTCAGGGGAACTCCTGCCCTCCTCATCTAGAGGAGACCTGTAGGCTTATTCTAAGAAAGTGCGAGGGATTGCCACTTGCTATTGTGGCCATCAGTGGtgttttggtttcaaaagaCACGAGAAAAAGGCTGAATGGGATCTGGTTCATCGAAGTCTCCGTACTGAAATAG